From one Chryseobacterium sp. 3008163 genomic stretch:
- the gndA gene encoding NADP-dependent phosphogluconate dehydrogenase: MEKYNYGVIGLGVMGRNLLYNIADNGFSIAGFDLDEQKIKDLQDGATSEMKVKGTQTLQDFVAALETPRKIILMVPAGKPVDAVLGNITPLLSDGDIVIDAGNSYFKDTERRIADLASKNLHFMGIGVSGGEQGARRGPSIMPGGDLEAFKLIQPMLEAISAKVNGEACTAYMGKSSAGNYVKMVHNGIEYAIMQLISEAYDLLRKGANLNNDQLYQVFKEWNNGEMNSFLIEITRDIFQQKDDLTDGYLVDQILDKAGAKGTGKWTSEQAMEIGTSIPTIDIAVTSRILSAYKEERVKASQLYSKNEIASPENTEQFIKEVGEALYLATLISYAQGLALLVKASEEYQFEIPLKDVVKIWRGGCIIRSVLLEKFYLAYTKDINLSNILLDKDISEIVKNKISSLRKTAAFAASNGISSLGIQTALGYFDAYTTESLPVNLIQAQRDYFGAHTYQRTDREGVFHASWQTANN, encoded by the coding sequence ATGGAAAAGTATAATTACGGGGTCATTGGTCTCGGTGTAATGGGGCGAAATCTTCTTTATAATATTGCCGATAACGGTTTTTCAATTGCAGGATTTGATCTTGATGAACAAAAAATAAAGGATTTACAGGACGGTGCTACTTCAGAAATGAAGGTAAAAGGTACCCAGACTTTACAAGATTTTGTAGCCGCATTAGAAACTCCGAGGAAAATTATTCTGATGGTTCCTGCCGGAAAGCCCGTAGATGCTGTTTTAGGAAACATTACCCCACTTTTAAGCGATGGAGACATCGTGATTGATGCAGGAAATTCTTATTTCAAAGATACTGAAAGACGTATTGCTGATTTAGCCTCAAAAAATCTTCACTTCATGGGAATTGGTGTTTCAGGAGGTGAGCAGGGTGCTAGAAGAGGACCTAGCATTATGCCCGGAGGAGATTTGGAAGCTTTCAAATTAATTCAGCCGATGTTGGAAGCCATTTCTGCGAAAGTGAATGGAGAAGCTTGTACAGCCTACATGGGAAAAAGTTCAGCCGGGAACTATGTGAAAATGGTTCACAACGGAATTGAATATGCCATCATGCAACTCATCAGCGAAGCTTACGATTTACTGAGAAAAGGAGCTAACCTGAATAACGATCAACTATACCAAGTTTTCAAAGAGTGGAACAACGGTGAGATGAATTCTTTCTTAATTGAAATCACAAGAGATATTTTCCAGCAAAAAGATGATTTGACAGACGGTTATCTTGTTGACCAGATTTTAGATAAAGCAGGAGCAAAAGGAACCGGAAAATGGACTTCCGAACAAGCCATGGAAATTGGTACTTCTATTCCAACCATTGATATTGCCGTGACTTCAAGAATTTTATCGGCTTACAAAGAAGAGCGAGTAAAAGCTTCTCAATTATATTCTAAAAATGAAATTGCAAGTCCTGAAAATACAGAACAGTTCATCAAAGAAGTTGGTGAAGCACTTTATTTGGCAACATTAATCAGCTATGCACAAGGTTTGGCATTATTGGTAAAAGCGTCTGAGGAATATCAATTTGAAATTCCATTAAAAGATGTTGTCAAAATATGGAGAGGTGGATGTATTATCCGTTCTGTTTTATTGGAGAAGTTCTATTTAGCTTATACAAAAGACATTAATTTATCTAATATTTTATTGGACAAAGATATTTCTGAAATCGTTAAAAATAAAATTTCTTCATTAAGAAAAACTGCAGCATTTGCTGCTTCAAACGGAATTTCAAGTTTAGGAATTCAGACCGCTTTGGGATATTTTGATGCATATACTACAGAATCTCTGCCTGTTAATTTGATTCAGGCTCAGCGTGATTATTTCGGAGCACATACGTATCAGAGAACAGACAGAGAAGGTGTTTTTCATGCATCTTGGCAAACTGCAAATAATTAA
- the zwf gene encoding glucose-6-phosphate dehydrogenase codes for MSDNKILQPTTIIIFGATGDLAKRKLFPAFYNLYIDGRMPKGFNILALGRADNSDEYFKNYIKENLEQFSRKKVTSEDWAGFQAHITYFQHQLDEESSYKDLYQKLEKFDTVYGKRGNRLFYLSIGPNFVSTISNHIKNTSLASDPQKDRIIIEKPFGHDKQSAIELNSLLAETFEEEQIYRIDHYLGKETVQNILAFRFGNSIFEPLWDCKHIESVQITVAEEVGVETRGSFYEQTGALRDMIQNHLLQILCMVAMEPPASLESGEIRDRKVDVLKSIRRISPDKVDHYAVRGQYGKGTVNGVKAKGYRQEDGIAPDSNTETFAAVKFYLDNERWQDVPFYVRTGKKMQEKHSYITIQFKPLPHSTFSESSQLLSANRLIINIQPLMDIRLQFMAKQPGLSLVLKPVEMIFDNFACQEDTPEAYETLLLDALIGDLTLFMRSDQVEEAWDVVKTIQETWEGRKDSSFPDYEAGSWGPEDSFALVARQGHSWV; via the coding sequence ATGAGTGATAATAAAATCCTGCAGCCAACGACAATCATTATTTTTGGTGCAACGGGAGATTTAGCCAAAAGAAAACTCTTTCCGGCGTTTTATAATTTATACATCGATGGCAGAATGCCGAAAGGCTTCAATATTCTGGCACTCGGAAGAGCAGATAACAGCGATGAATATTTTAAAAATTACATTAAAGAAAATCTAGAACAGTTCTCAAGAAAGAAAGTAACTTCAGAAGATTGGGCCGGGTTTCAGGCACATATTACCTATTTCCAGCATCAGCTGGATGAGGAGAGTTCTTACAAAGATTTGTACCAGAAATTAGAAAAATTTGACACCGTCTACGGAAAAAGAGGAAACAGATTATTTTATTTATCGATTGGGCCAAATTTCGTTTCTACGATATCCAATCATATCAAAAATACTTCATTAGCTTCTGATCCTCAGAAAGACAGAATTATTATTGAAAAACCTTTCGGACATGATAAGCAGTCGGCGATAGAGCTCAACAGTTTATTGGCTGAGACTTTTGAAGAAGAACAGATTTATCGTATCGATCATTATTTAGGAAAAGAAACAGTACAGAATATATTAGCATTCAGATTTGGAAATTCTATTTTTGAGCCATTATGGGACTGTAAACACATTGAATCAGTACAAATTACGGTTGCAGAAGAAGTGGGCGTAGAAACAAGAGGAAGTTTTTACGAACAAACCGGAGCGCTTCGTGATATGATTCAAAATCATTTATTACAAATTCTTTGTATGGTGGCGATGGAACCACCTGCTTCATTGGAATCAGGCGAAATCAGAGATCGTAAAGTAGACGTTTTGAAATCAATCCGCAGAATTTCACCTGATAAAGTAGATCATTATGCCGTGAGAGGCCAATATGGAAAAGGCACTGTAAACGGTGTTAAAGCCAAAGGTTATCGTCAGGAAGACGGAATTGCTCCGGATTCAAATACAGAAACTTTCGCAGCTGTAAAATTCTATCTCGACAACGAAAGATGGCAGGATGTTCCTTTCTACGTGCGCACAGGAAAGAAAATGCAGGAAAAACATTCTTATATTACCATTCAGTTTAAACCGCTTCCGCATTCTACATTCTCAGAAAGTTCACAATTGTTATCAGCTAACAGGTTGATTATCAATATTCAGCCATTAATGGATATCAGACTGCAGTTTATGGCAAAACAACCCGGACTTTCTTTGGTTTTAAAGCCTGTTGAAATGATTTTTGATAATTTTGCCTGTCAGGAAGATACTCCGGAAGCTTACGAAACATTGTTGCTGGATGCACTTATCGGTGATCTTACCTTGTTTATGCGTTCCGATCAGGTAGAAGAGGCTTGGGATGTGGTAAAAACAATTCAGGAGACTTGGGAAGGCAGAAAAGATTCATCTTTTCCGGATTATGAAGCGGGAAGTTGGGGACCGGAAGACAGTTTTGCCTTGGTTGCAAGACAAGGTCACAGCTGGGTTTAG
- the pgl gene encoding 6-phosphogluconolactonase — protein sequence MEKHNRFTVALSGGSSPKAIFDLLATPEYAEKIEWNKVYFFWVDERWVSLNDEKSNAKMTFEALLDKVSVEKSQIFPMYKDGIEPEDYAKEYEQEIRNVVGDQGVFDFILLGMGDDGHTASLFPGENILDENKKWVDAYYLKPQEMFRITLTAPIINKAENILVVAFGENKKHALNEVLNGEYNPKLYPLQLIKRKEGFEFFTDEKARG from the coding sequence ATTGAAAAACATAATCGTTTTACGGTTGCATTAAGCGGAGGTTCTTCTCCAAAGGCTATTTTTGATCTCTTAGCAACTCCAGAATACGCAGAAAAAATTGAATGGAATAAAGTCTACTTTTTCTGGGTTGATGAGCGTTGGGTTTCTTTAAATGATGAAAAAAGCAATGCTAAAATGACTTTTGAAGCGCTTTTAGACAAAGTTTCTGTCGAAAAAAGTCAGATTTTCCCGATGTATAAAGACGGAATTGAGCCGGAAGATTATGCCAAAGAATATGAGCAGGAAATTAGAAATGTTGTCGGAGATCAAGGTGTTTTTGATTTTATTCTTTTAGGAATGGGAGATGACGGTCACACGGCTTCTTTGTTTCCTGGTGAGAATATTTTAGATGAAAACAAAAAATGGGTAGATGCCTATTATCTGAAACCTCAGGAAATGTTCAGAATCACTTTAACTGCTCCAATTATTAACAAAGCGGAAAATATTTTAGTTGTTGCATTTGGTGAAAATAAAAAACATGCTTTGAATGAAGTTTTAAATGGAGAGTACAATCCAAAATTATATCCGTTACAATTAATTAAAAGAAAAGAAGGATTTGAGTTTTTTACTGATGAAAAAGCACGAGGATAA
- a CDS encoding VOC family protein: MNLVSTRIITGDVERLMKFYEKITEIIAIQYTPDFAELQTPNATIAIGSTRTLQLFGGDHVAKPAFNQSTIIEFLVNDVDQEFERLKDFLSSQIVQEPTVMPWGNKSLLFRDPDENLVNFFTPVSKEAMEKFKSKMV; this comes from the coding sequence ATGAATTTAGTCTCAACAAGAATTATTACTGGTGATGTAGAACGTTTAATGAAATTTTATGAAAAAATCACAGAAATCATAGCCATTCAATACACTCCCGATTTTGCTGAATTACAAACGCCAAATGCAACCATTGCTATCGGAAGTACGAGAACGCTTCAGCTTTTTGGGGGAGATCATGTTGCCAAACCTGCTTTCAATCAAAGTACAATTATTGAGTTTTTGGTTAATGATGTAGATCAGGAATTTGAACGATTGAAAGATTTTCTGTCTTCTCAAATTGTCCAGGAACCAACTGTGATGCCTTGGGGAAATAAGTCTCTCCTATTTCGAGATCCAGATGAAAATTTGGTAAATTTCTTCACTCCAGTTTCTAAGGAAGCAATGGAAAAATTTAAATCAAAAATGGTTTAG
- a CDS encoding peroxidase, FMP-type: protein MLKRKKESSENENLLLKKSVQTQKGVLEELMSGYSKLTIDDPLFPFKEKNLEAIGNDVDYGVLKILDGTWVSYNADYNSNIDRKLNGSGIHTTIMPSPGTNSGSIPGKFSFECEEYIEKLTFSLVPGGVRNRGGGNELFCGAIKYEQSIQSVNTVEEQSALKYTPIHEENGMYLWLSDVYNHAATKESIERDRGIHAFDEQDFKDYGYKGEYRNEPLVQISSDENNKQYILLSDLKEGQEYYEIIPAKELKPGAGNQGPYFIPDYSISRSGVIPHGSTITLLGDIVPNQSGYLIDGSPKFPTGDATWNPDFLAISPTMGGAGASVKNPINLDQPAPAWVHEKLNDVNDPGENKIYTQRILAHDLYPYSVRPDMRLRDTLSGQNVSNYVFVQMSSRNKTGAQGGILNVPFVNRFVPTVEMNMRMWIETVIEDGKEILQLQYEQIIFFEFMFGDDGGTTSWPHIQVNTLRKLEDIPEDQRRVIEEQFFEGPKANINSFSSEVNPPAGCPYHKS, encoded by the coding sequence ATGCTTAAAAGAAAAAAAGAAAGTTCTGAAAACGAAAATTTATTACTAAAAAAATCTGTTCAGACCCAGAAAGGAGTTTTAGAAGAACTGATGTCAGGATATTCTAAACTTACGATTGATGACCCATTATTTCCGTTTAAAGAAAAAAATCTTGAGGCAATAGGAAATGACGTAGATTATGGTGTTTTAAAAATACTTGACGGCACCTGGGTAAGCTATAATGCTGATTACAATTCTAATATCGACAGAAAATTAAACGGAAGCGGAATTCATACGACCATTATGCCTTCTCCGGGCACTAATTCAGGAAGCATTCCCGGAAAATTCAGTTTTGAATGTGAAGAATATATCGAAAAACTCACATTTTCTTTGGTTCCCGGCGGCGTTCGTAATCGTGGCGGTGGAAATGAATTATTCTGCGGAGCTATTAAATATGAGCAAAGCATTCAAAGTGTGAATACCGTAGAAGAACAATCTGCTTTAAAATACACCCCAATTCATGAGGAAAATGGGATGTATCTATGGCTAAGTGATGTCTATAATCACGCAGCAACCAAAGAATCGATTGAAAGAGACCGTGGAATTCATGCTTTTGATGAGCAGGATTTTAAAGATTACGGTTACAAAGGAGAATACAGAAATGAACCATTGGTTCAGATTTCATCTGATGAGAACAATAAGCAGTATATTCTTTTAAGCGATCTAAAAGAAGGTCAGGAATATTATGAAATCATCCCTGCAAAAGAGTTGAAACCCGGTGCAGGTAATCAAGGGCCTTATTTTATTCCGGATTATTCTATTTCAAGAAGCGGGGTTATTCCTCATGGAAGCACGATTACTTTATTGGGAGATATTGTACCCAATCAATCGGGTTATCTAATTGACGGATCACCAAAATTTCCGACAGGCGATGCAACCTGGAATCCTGATTTTCTTGCGATTTCACCGACTATGGGCGGGGCCGGGGCTAGTGTTAAAAATCCGATTAATCTTGATCAACCTGCACCGGCATGGGTTCATGAAAAACTGAATGACGTAAATGATCCCGGTGAAAATAAAATCTACACACAGCGTATTTTAGCTCACGATCTATATCCGTATTCTGTGCGACCAGATATGCGACTGAGAGATACTTTAAGCGGGCAAAATGTGAGCAACTACGTTTTCGTTCAGATGTCTTCAAGAAACAAAACGGGTGCGCAAGGAGGTATTTTAAATGTTCCTTTTGTGAATCGTTTTGTGCCAACAGTTGAAATGAACATGCGGATGTGGATTGAAACGGTAATAGAAGACGGAAAGGAAATTCTTCAGTTACAATATGAGCAGATTATCTTTTTTGAGTTTATGTTTGGGGACGATGGTGGAACTACTAGCTGGCCACATATTCAGGTAAATACCCTTCGTAAACTGGAAGATATTCCTGAAGATCAAAGACGTGTGATAGAAGAGCAGTTTTTTGAAGGTCCAAAAGCAAACATTAATTCTTTTTCAAGTGAGGTTAATCCGCCAGCGGGTTGTCCTTATCATAAAAGTTAA
- a CDS encoding glycoside hydrolase family 28 protein, with translation MKFQNTSKFVWSLLILALCSNGLKSQDKFPDGTAIPKWFKENKPTDINKLGKKYILTANGMKNDSTILQTKELQAVIDLAAKNGGGVVVVPKGTFLISSVFFKQGTHLHLENGAKLKGSDDINDFPVVTTRMEGQTVKYFPALINADGLDGFTISGKGTLDGNGLRFWKSFWKRREWNPKCTNMDEMRPRILYVSNSKNIQIEGITIKNSPFWSTHYYKTDFVKLLNLTILAPKEPVKAPSTDAVDIDACTNFLIKNCYMSVNDDAIALKGGKGPKSDKDPNNGENRNILIEDNSFGFCHSVLTCGSESIHNYNVILRNSKVNDASRLLHLKMRPDTPQHYEYLSVENITGNVKTFIYVKGWNQFFDLKGEERPKKGLANNITIKNIDISCETAFSIEKSDLFDLKDFTFENFKIKALKPEMQNLNNIQNLKQKNINVTQVTSLTQSYDKKDDSDISAK, from the coding sequence ATGAAATTTCAAAATACATCCAAATTCGTTTGGTCTCTGTTGATTCTCGCTTTATGTTCGAATGGATTGAAAAGCCAGGACAAATTCCCTGACGGAACGGCAATCCCAAAATGGTTCAAAGAAAACAAACCGACAGATATCAACAAATTAGGCAAAAAATACATCCTGACAGCCAATGGAATGAAGAACGACAGCACGATTCTTCAGACCAAAGAACTTCAAGCGGTTATTGATTTGGCGGCTAAAAATGGTGGTGGAGTTGTAGTGGTTCCGAAAGGAACTTTTCTCATCAGTTCAGTTTTCTTCAAACAGGGAACACATTTACACTTAGAAAATGGAGCGAAATTAAAAGGAAGTGACGACATCAATGATTTTCCGGTAGTCACAACAAGAATGGAAGGTCAGACGGTAAAGTATTTTCCTGCTTTAATTAATGCAGACGGATTAGACGGTTTCACAATTTCTGGAAAAGGAACGCTCGACGGAAACGGTTTGCGATTCTGGAAATCATTCTGGAAAAGACGAGAATGGAATCCTAAATGCACCAATATGGACGAAATGAGACCTAGAATTCTCTATGTTTCAAATTCTAAAAACATTCAGATTGAAGGGATTACCATTAAAAATTCACCTTTCTGGAGCACGCATTATTATAAAACTGATTTTGTTAAACTATTAAATCTGACAATCTTAGCTCCAAAAGAACCCGTAAAAGCACCAAGTACAGATGCGGTTGACATCGATGCTTGTACCAATTTCTTAATTAAAAATTGCTATATGTCAGTCAACGACGACGCAATTGCATTGAAAGGAGGAAAAGGTCCGAAATCCGATAAAGACCCGAATAACGGTGAAAACAGAAACATCCTTATCGAAGACAACAGCTTCGGATTTTGCCACAGCGTTTTAACTTGCGGAAGTGAATCGATTCATAATTATAATGTGATTCTTCGCAATTCTAAAGTGAACGATGCATCAAGATTATTACACTTAAAAATGCGTCCCGACACGCCACAACATTACGAATATCTTTCGGTTGAAAATATCACAGGAAACGTGAAAACCTTCATATATGTAAAAGGCTGGAATCAGTTTTTTGATTTAAAAGGTGAAGAAAGACCTAAAAAAGGCTTGGCGAACAATATCACAATAAAAAATATTGACATTAGCTGTGAAACTGCGTTCTCAATTGAGAAATCAGACTTATTTGATTTGAAGGATTTCACATTTGAAAATTTCAAAATCAAAGCTTTAAAGCCTGAAATGCAAAATTTAAATAACATTCAGAATTTAAAGCAAAAAAATATCAATGTGACCCAAGTGACTTCTCTCACGCAATCTTACGACAAAAAAGACGATTCAGATATTTCTGCTAAATGA
- a CDS encoding glycoside hydrolase family 2 protein, whose protein sequence is MSFYSKIFVLLCFCSQFLHAQSKEIQFLSGTDSEHTKEWDFWITGGKKSGSWDKIQVPSQWEQQGFGSYNYGRDYVTYGKNFKFNDEVGLYKHKFSVPNSWKGKSVNIVFEGSMTDTEVKINGKLAGEIHQGAFYEFKYDISDKLIYGKENILEVKVSKMSADKSVNNAERLADYWVLGGIFRPVYLEANPKENISSTSIDAKADGTFRSNIHLKGINSVNNLKVEIFDAKNILVGESQITIQEGDTLKQIQFSVKNPKLWTAETPNLYKAKFSLNKNRKNIFHTEEKFGFRTIEIRKGEGIYINGTKIKMKGINRHVWWPETGRAVNKNIDLMDVQLIKEMNMNAVRCAHYPPNKSFLQICDSLGLYVLDELAGWQKKYSTEVGKKLVREMVTRDANHPSIIFWSNGNEGGHNFDLDAEYAKYDLSNRPVIHAHHKPGNAFNGIDCNHYEDYYSTKKILEGENIYMPTEFLHAQDDGGGGTSLADYWELHWNSKKGAGGFLWAFADEGLVRTDFNNQLDVNAINAPDGVVGPHREKEGSFYAIREIYSPVKIDLKTLPIDFNGTIPVENRYHFTNLNECQFEWKLVKFKTPFSSESGFDVLQKGKAESPDIKPTEKGSINLNLPSNWKESEGLLLTATDSFGKETYTWTWKIKSNEDISKQFSKSLIKEFPVSVIENDSLFILKSDEKEFSFGKKDGLLKSVILDKKGKKMTFRNGPVFVNGKMELSAIKTFAEGQNQVIQVSYKDGKKAVWKLNPNGILELNYEYSPAGDYQFAGISFDYPENYVIGAKWLGKGPYHVWKNRTQGQTYNVWQNLKNSTRTGFSPWIYPEFKGYFDDISWFQLNTAEGKITVGTKEEKMFVRLFDFYGIYGAEGYPKLPTGNISFLDAIPPLGTALAFNINNDTSTLGPESEPNHLNGTFKRTLYFYFGLPDLGDENKQFTMPKENILTD, encoded by the coding sequence ATGAGTTTTTATTCCAAAATATTCGTTCTTCTATGCTTTTGCTCACAGTTTCTGCATGCTCAATCTAAGGAAATCCAATTCCTGAGCGGGACAGATTCTGAGCATACCAAAGAATGGGATTTTTGGATAACCGGAGGAAAAAAATCCGGAAGTTGGGACAAAATTCAGGTTCCTTCACAATGGGAACAGCAGGGATTTGGCTCGTACAATTACGGCAGAGATTACGTAACCTATGGTAAGAATTTTAAATTCAATGATGAAGTTGGCTTATATAAACACAAATTTTCAGTTCCCAATTCGTGGAAAGGAAAATCAGTCAACATCGTTTTCGAAGGTTCGATGACCGACACGGAAGTTAAAATTAATGGGAAATTGGCCGGAGAAATTCATCAGGGCGCTTTTTATGAATTTAAATATGATATTTCTGACAAATTAATTTACGGAAAAGAAAATATTCTGGAAGTCAAAGTTTCAAAAATGTCTGCCGACAAATCGGTCAACAATGCAGAACGTCTGGCTGATTATTGGGTTTTAGGTGGGATTTTCCGACCTGTTTATCTAGAAGCCAACCCTAAAGAAAATATTTCATCAACATCCATTGATGCCAAAGCAGACGGGACTTTCCGTTCTAATATTCATTTAAAAGGAATCAATTCTGTCAACAATTTAAAGGTCGAGATTTTTGATGCTAAAAATATCTTAGTTGGAGAATCTCAGATTACCATTCAAGAAGGAGATACTTTAAAACAGATTCAATTCTCCGTTAAAAATCCAAAACTCTGGACAGCTGAAACGCCCAATTTATACAAAGCCAAATTCAGTTTAAATAAAAACAGAAAAAACATCTTCCATACCGAAGAAAAATTCGGTTTCCGAACAATTGAAATCCGAAAAGGCGAGGGAATTTACATTAATGGTACCAAAATCAAAATGAAAGGCATCAACCGTCACGTTTGGTGGCCTGAAACCGGAAGAGCGGTCAACAAAAACATTGATTTAATGGACGTTCAGCTCATCAAGGAAATGAATATGAATGCCGTTCGCTGTGCTCATTATCCACCGAATAAATCGTTCTTACAGATTTGTGATTCTTTGGGTTTATATGTTTTGGATGAATTGGCGGGATGGCAAAAAAAATACAGTACCGAAGTTGGCAAAAAGCTCGTGAGAGAAATGGTTACGAGAGATGCCAATCATCCATCCATCATTTTCTGGAGCAACGGAAATGAAGGCGGACATAATTTTGATTTGGATGCAGAATATGCAAAATATGATTTGTCCAACCGTCCTGTAATTCACGCCCATCACAAGCCTGGAAACGCTTTCAACGGAATCGACTGCAATCATTACGAAGATTATTACAGCACCAAAAAAATCCTTGAAGGAGAAAATATTTATATGCCGACTGAGTTTTTGCACGCGCAGGATGACGGCGGTGGAGGAACTTCTCTGGCCGATTATTGGGAACTTCACTGGAATTCCAAAAAAGGTGCGGGTGGTTTTCTCTGGGCATTTGCGGATGAAGGTTTGGTGCGAACTGATTTTAATAATCAACTTGATGTGAATGCGATTAACGCTCCCGATGGAGTGGTCGGCCCGCATCGTGAAAAAGAAGGAAGTTTTTATGCCATCCGTGAAATTTACAGTCCGGTAAAAATTGATTTGAAAACTTTACCGATTGATTTTAATGGAACAATTCCTGTTGAAAACAGATATCATTTTACAAACTTAAATGAATGTCAGTTTGAATGGAAACTTGTCAAATTTAAAACACCATTTTCTTCAGAATCTGGTTTTGATGTACTTCAAAAAGGAAAAGCAGAATCTCCAGACATAAAACCGACTGAAAAAGGAAGTATCAATTTAAATCTTCCTTCAAACTGGAAAGAAAGTGAAGGTTTACTGCTGACTGCAACCGATTCTTTTGGAAAAGAAACCTACACCTGGACTTGGAAAATAAAATCGAACGAGGATATTTCAAAACAATTTTCGAAATCTTTAATCAAAGAATTTCCGGTTTCAGTTATCGAAAATGATTCATTGTTTATTTTAAAATCAGATGAGAAAGAATTTTCATTTGGCAAAAAGGATGGATTGTTAAAATCTGTCATTTTAGATAAAAAAGGCAAAAAAATGACCTTCCGAAACGGACCTGTTTTCGTGAATGGAAAAATGGAATTATCAGCCATAAAAACTTTTGCAGAAGGACAAAATCAAGTCATTCAGGTTTCTTACAAAGACGGGAAAAAAGCCGTTTGGAAATTAAATCCGAATGGGATTTTAGAATTGAATTATGAATATTCGCCTGCCGGAGATTATCAGTTTGCGGGCATAAGTTTTGACTATCCCGAAAATTACGTCATCGGCGCAAAATGGCTCGGCAAAGGTCCATATCACGTTTGGAAAAACAGAACGCAAGGACAGACTTATAACGTTTGGCAAAATCTGAAAAACTCAACTCGGACAGGTTTTTCACCTTGGATTTATCCTGAATTTAAAGGCTATTTTGACGATATTTCGTGGTTCCAATTGAATACTGCGGAAGGAAAAATCACGGTCGGAACGAAAGAAGAAAAAATGTTCGTCAGACTCTTTGATTTTTATGGAATTTACGGCGCAGAAGGTTATCCGAAATTGCCGACCGGAAATATCTCTTTTCTCGATGCGATTCCACCGTTGGGAACAGCTTTGGCGTTTAACATTAATAATGACACTTCAACTTTAGGTCCTGAAAGTGAACCAAATCATTTGAACGGAACTTTTAAAAGAACACTGTATTTCTACTTTGGTCTACCGGATTTGGGAGATGAAAATAAGCAGTTTACAATGCCGAAAGAAAATATTTTAACAGATTAA